The DNA segment TGCTTGAGCCATTGCCAGTCCTAAAGCGATATACGTTTGTCTTGCCGTGTGTGCGAAGTTTTCTTCAGCAGTTTGAGCATTATATATTTCTTTCAGTTTATCGGTATAACTGCCGAATCTGCCTCTTGGCAACTCTCTCACATCAGTGTGGTAGTCGTATACTTTATCAATTTTTTCATCAGAATAGCGATCCCAGGCCGCAAATACCAAAACCTGAGAACAGTCTTTCATTACTTCAGGATTCAAAGCACCTTGAACCATTTTTTCTTTCAATTCCTGGTTTTCTACCACGATGATACGGAAAGGTTGAAGTCCTGAGGAGGTAGGTGCTAATCTCGCTGCTTCTAATATTTTATCAAGATCTTCTGCTGCAACTTTTTTTGAAGGGTCATAAGCTTTTACAGCGTGTCTCCATTTTAAATCTTCTATTAATGACATACTTTAAATATTTATTGTTTTAATTTTGAACTGCAAATATAACGAACAATTAAATTGTACACAATTTAATTTAAAAATGATGTTGATTGTAAAAATAAATAATGTGAATAAAAATAATAATTTTTATAATTTCTCCCATAGATCTTAGGCAAATATCCTCGATAAATCCTATGTTTGCAGCCTAAATTTATTTACATGAAAGAACTTATTGAAAAAATCAACGCTGAATTTGAAACATTCACAACCGAATCAAACCAACAATTAGAAAAAGGAAACAAAGCAGCGGGTACCAGAGCTCGTAAATCAGCTTTAGAATTAAGCAAATTGTTCAAGGATTTCAGAAAAGTTTCTGTAGAAGAATCTAAGAAATAAGACCTTTTAAGCCAGCTGTTTAGCTGGTTTTTTTATTTACAAATTTTGAGGAATATAAAGAGATTAATCGAAAAAACCGCCTGAAATTTCAGACGGTTTATATATTTAACAAGATAAATTTTTTCTTATCCCATTTTTTTAGCATCAGCAACAAACTGCGCTAAACCTTTATCAGTCAATGGATGATTCAATAAATTAAGAATTGAATCTAGCGGCGATGTAATCACATCTGCACCGATTTTAGCACAGTTGATAATATGCATTGGCGAACGAATCGACGCTGCAAGAATTTCTGTATCGAACATGTAGTTATCAAATATAATTCTGATTTCTTCGATCAGGTTCATTCCAGCTACAGATATATCATCTAATCTTCCTAAGAACGGAGAAACATAATTAGCTCCCGCTTTCGCCGCCAATAAGGCTTGGCCGGCTGAGAAAATTAAAGTACAGTTTGTTTTGATCCCTTTGTTGGAGAAATATTTTAAAGCTTTGATACCGTCTTTGATCATTGGAATTTTTACCACGATGTTTGGGTGAATCGCTGCTAATTCGTCGCCTTCCTTGATCATTTCTTCATAAGTAGTGCTTAGAACTTCCGCAGAGATATCTCCATCAACAATTTCGCAAATAGTTTTGTAATGGTTCAGAATTGCTTCTTTTCCACTAATTCCTTCTTTTGCCATTAATGAAGGATTGGTGGTAACTCCATCTAAAATTCCTAAATCCTGCGCTTCTTTAATTTGCTCAAGATTGGCCGTGTCAATAAAAAATTTCATATTACTTTTTGTTTTTGCAAAGGTAAGATTTTCGGGTGCAACTAAAAAGAGATTTAAGTTCTAAAATAATGGTGAATCTTTTTCTACCACAAAAGTCACAAAAGTTTTTTATGTTTTTAGATACTTGACATATAAGTCAAACGAGTCTTTAATATAATAAGTTGTAATTACTTTCAGATATAAAAGTGCGCATCAGCAGGTCTTAAATTTACGAACGAAATCTTAATAATCTTAACGCTTTAACCCAAAAACTTAATGGTGAAATTTTTGTGCAAAAGTGTCATTCGTGAAATCATTGGTATATTTGTGTTTAATATTTTTTAGAAATAAAATCGATTAAAAAATTATTTCGCAGCCAGTTTCTCCTCAATCACAACTAATGCAGATTTTACATCGCGCATTTTCTCCATGGATTCCGCATCGATTTCAATATCAAAAACTTCTTCTACGTCTAAAACAACATCTACCAAATTAGCCGAATTGATGTTCAGATCATTGATGAAATCTGTGTTTTCATTAATAGTATTTAAAGCTTCCTCATTTTTGACATAAGGTTTTACGATTGATTTTAACTTTTGAATAGCCTCTTCCTTGTTCATATTTTGTAATTGAAATTTATTAAGAATATTTTTTAAAGATAACACATCCGTTAACGTCGCCAAAACCAAAACTTACCTTCGCAGCAATATTTATTGCTTTTTCTAAAAGTTGCTGCGGAATACGATCAGTATTAATGATTGCCGTAATTTCGTGATTCAAATCTTCGCAATTGATATTGGGAGCGACAAAATTTTCATTCAGTTGCAAAATCGCCGCAACGGCTT comes from the Chryseobacterium sp. SNU WT5 genome and includes:
- a CDS encoding NAD(P)H-dependent oxidoreductase, with amino-acid sequence MSLIEDLKWRHAVKAYDPSKKVAAEDLDKILEAARLAPTSSGLQPFRIIVVENQELKEKMVQGALNPEVMKDCSQVLVFAAWDRYSDEKIDKVYDYHTDVRELPRGRFGSYTDKLKEIYNAQTAEENFAHTARQTYIALGLAMAQAAELKIDSTPAEGFSNEVVDKMLGLKEMGLKSVSLLYLGYRDLEKDYLSHMKKVRIPMEEFIIKK
- a CDS encoding histone H1, which translates into the protein MKELIEKINAEFETFTTESNQQLEKGNKAAGTRARKSALELSKLFKDFRKVSVEESKK
- a CDS encoding acyl carrier protein, translating into MNKEEAIQKLKSIVKPYVKNEEALNTINENTDFINDLNINSANLVDVVLDVEEVFDIEIDAESMEKMRDVKSALVVIEEKLAAK
- the fsa gene encoding fructose-6-phosphate aldolase, giving the protein MKFFIDTANLEQIKEAQDLGILDGVTTNPSLMAKEGISGKEAILNHYKTICEIVDGDISAEVLSTTYEEMIKEGDELAAIHPNIVVKIPMIKDGIKALKYFSNKGIKTNCTLIFSAGQALLAAKAGANYVSPFLGRLDDISVAGMNLIEEIRIIFDNYMFDTEILAASIRSPMHIINCAKIGADVITSPLDSILNLLNHPLTDKGLAQFVADAKKMG